The following are encoded together in the Capsulimonas corticalis genome:
- a CDS encoding DUF1559 domain-containing protein, which yields MNVRKTSGFTLIELLVVIAIIAILAAILFPVFAKAREKARQTSCASNQKQLGLAFLQYVQDNDETYPCGQYQAGGPGGNSGEGWAGQIYPYLKAKGVLTCPDDPTTPPLGSIAISYAMNVHLDEKSDQDPGAYSFYNPGVVTLASLNAPASTVCLFEVTGSYETGTNGVPTLPDYHSPVGFGWPYNGPYGAAAYATGNMSAPFSPASNSITPYHTEGANWLACDGHVKWLRGTAVSNGENAANSSPSEPGHPAWGSVPACGTDSMSDDSGRKLAMTFSTI from the coding sequence GTGAACGTAAGAAAGACGTCAGGATTTACTTTAATCGAGCTGCTCGTCGTGATAGCCATTATAGCGATTCTCGCGGCAATACTATTTCCCGTGTTCGCCAAAGCCCGGGAGAAGGCTCGGCAGACGAGCTGCGCGAGCAATCAGAAGCAGCTGGGACTTGCGTTCCTGCAATATGTGCAGGATAATGACGAGACCTACCCGTGCGGTCAATATCAGGCGGGCGGCCCGGGAGGCAACAGCGGCGAAGGCTGGGCCGGCCAGATCTATCCCTACCTCAAGGCCAAGGGCGTTCTGACCTGTCCGGACGACCCGACCACGCCGCCGTTGGGCTCCATCGCGATTTCTTACGCAATGAATGTCCATCTGGACGAAAAGTCGGATCAAGATCCCGGCGCTTACAGCTTCTACAATCCGGGCGTCGTGACGCTCGCCAGCCTGAACGCTCCCGCCAGCACGGTCTGTCTTTTCGAGGTCACGGGATCGTATGAAACGGGTACGAACGGCGTCCCAACGCTGCCGGATTACCATAGCCCGGTCGGCTTCGGCTGGCCTTACAACGGCCCGTACGGCGCCGCCGCCTATGCGACGGGGAATATGAGCGCTCCGTTCTCCCCGGCAAGCAACAGCATCACGCCGTATCATACGGAAGGCGCCAACTGGCTGGCCTGCGACGGTCATGTCAAATGGCTGCGCGGTACGGCGGTGAGCAACGGGGAAAACGCGGCCAATTCCTCGCCCTCGGAGCCTGGGCATCCCGCCTGGGGCAGCGTCCCCGCCTGCGGCACGGACAGCATGTCCGACGACAGCGGCCGCAAGCTGGCGATGACATTCAGCACGATCTAA